One Clostridia bacterium DNA segment encodes these proteins:
- a CDS encoding amino-acid racemase has product MQKSELQTPAILVDLDILAGNIKRYQALCNKNGKQLWPMVKTHKSTEIAALQQDAGATGFLCGTLDECEGLCRAGMTHIMYAYPVAGSANIKRAIELAKKCNFIIRIDSLDGARRINEAAQKAGIQINYTIIIDSGLHRLGIPPEHAADFAKALKDLTNLAFKGISTHPGHVYAASGEWDLAKYIQDEKAAVAKAVAKLKEAGFSPEIVSSGSTPTFAGAVEDPNINILHPGNYVFHDYIQMSLGVARETDCALSVLTTVISYPAAERYICDAGAKCLGLDKGAHGNTAVQGYGYIKGHPELALISLSEEVGKIRSAGPTGIKVGDQLEIIPNHACSAANLTGYLIGCRGERVERVIQVDLRGNSTPKNVPEFLGHQ; this is encoded by the coding sequence TTGCAAAAGTCGGAACTGCAAACACCTGCCATCTTGGTTGACCTGGACATCCTGGCCGGTAATATAAAGAGATACCAAGCCTTGTGCAACAAGAACGGCAAGCAGCTCTGGCCCATGGTGAAAACCCACAAGAGCACGGAAATTGCCGCCCTGCAGCAGGATGCAGGAGCGACCGGCTTTCTTTGCGGCACTCTGGATGAGTGTGAGGGCCTTTGCCGGGCAGGGATGACGCATATCATGTACGCCTACCCGGTGGCAGGCAGTGCCAATATCAAGAGAGCCATTGAGCTTGCCAAGAAGTGCAACTTCATCATCAGGATTGACAGTTTAGACGGCGCCAGGAGGATCAACGAGGCCGCCCAGAAGGCGGGTATCCAAATCAACTATACTATTATTATTGACAGCGGGCTTCACCGTCTAGGCATCCCGCCGGAGCATGCCGCAGACTTTGCCAAGGCATTGAAGGACTTAACTAATTTGGCCTTTAAAGGCATCTCCACTCATCCCGGCCATGTCTACGCGGCCTCCGGTGAGTGGGATTTGGCCAAGTATATCCAAGATGAGAAAGCCGCTGTTGCAAAAGCCGTGGCGAAGTTAAAAGAGGCCGGTTTTTCCCCGGAAATAGTCTCCAGCGGTTCCACGCCTACTTTCGCCGGTGCCGTAGAGGATCCAAACATCAATATCCTGCACCCCGGCAACTATGTATTCCACGATTACATCCAGATGTCCCTGGGAGTTGCCCGGGAAACGGACTGCGCCCTTTCGGTATTAACGACGGTTATTTCTTACCCGGCGGCGGAGCGTTACATCTGTGATGCCGGTGCCAAATGCTTGGGTTTGGATAAGGGTGCCCACGGCAATACTGCCGTCCAAGGCTATGGCTATATTAAAGGCCATCCCGAACTGGCCCTGATCAGCCTGTCCGAGGAAGTGGGCAAGATCCGGTCAGCAGGCCCTACGGGAATCAAGGTAGGCGACCAATTGGAGATCATCCCCAATCATGCCTGTTCCGCCGCCAACCTGACCGGCTATCTCATCGGCTGCCGGGGAGAGAGGGTGGAGCGGGTTATCCAGGTGGACCTGAGAGGAAATTCAACGCCGAAAAACGTGCCGGAGTTTTTGGGGCATCAGTAA
- a CDS encoding AbrB/MazE/SpoVT family DNA-binding domain-containing protein, with protein sequence MRGVVPVSLKSRMDFHHLAPGVGEISQSVNYLGQLTLQKGQYLQIPSGIRDKLDLKAGDSLAIELEGNTIVLKPVAEPSADRSVKHNIIVFPCVGKSREPLIKVPVHKTPDENEINKVG encoded by the coding sequence TTGAGAGGGGTGGTTCCGGTATCATTGAAGAGCCGCATGGACTTTCATCATCTTGCACCGGGGGTGGGAGAAATTTCACAGTCAGTCAATTATTTGGGCCAATTAACCCTCCAAAAAGGCCAATACCTCCAGATCCCATCCGGGATCAGGGATAAGTTGGACCTAAAAGCAGGAGACAGCTTGGCCATCGAGCTGGAGGGAAACACCATTGTCCTTAAGCCGGTTGCGGAACCGTCGGCAGACCGTTCCGTTAAGCATAATATCATTGTTTTCCCATGTGTGGGAAAGTCACGGGAGCCGTTGATCAAGGTTCCTGTACATAAAACACCGGACGAGAACGAAATCAATAAAGTCGGTTAG
- a CDS encoding beta-lactamase family protein, whose protein sequence is MKRRIIPVMLVCLIGIVSLSFWPQKNRLTVYTHEPGPWIENEWQGNLYHSLLQDLNELGIPGLQVSVIRRGEAWDLALGTVDYDRTTNITPGHLLRVGSVTKIYTATIIMKLCEEGLLSLDTTIDAWFPDLHHAQDITVKQLLNHTSGIYNYTENWPLLLTTTFLPRKHWEPDAIYQYIIKGNPYFAPGEKHYYSNSNYFLLGLLAEQVTGKKYGELLQDFILTPLQLQNTYILPEARPPELLITGYDRDLFPLGINKIKPDNRGWASTAYAAGGIAANAADVSRFLQGLFTGRIISPAALEQMMEFEPFTDEDIPAQSGYGLGLRRLVVEGDVLIGHTGTIPGFGAAAFYCPDKDYYIAFLGNVSLLDQARLLRTIVKTMQAPL, encoded by the coding sequence ATGAAACGAAGAATTATCCCGGTGATGCTTGTGTGCCTGATTGGGATCGTGAGCCTATCGTTCTGGCCGCAAAAGAACCGGTTAACTGTATATACTCATGAACCGGGTCCATGGATTGAAAATGAGTGGCAGGGAAACCTGTACCATAGCTTGCTGCAGGATTTAAACGAATTAGGCATACCCGGCCTGCAGGTATCGGTGATACGCCGGGGGGAAGCATGGGATTTGGCCCTGGGAACGGTAGACTATGACCGGACCACGAATATTACGCCCGGCCATCTCTTGCGTGTAGGCAGCGTCACCAAGATCTATACTGCCACCATCATTATGAAACTCTGCGAAGAAGGGCTTCTTTCCCTGGACACGACGATAGATGCCTGGTTCCCCGATCTTCACCATGCGCAAGACATCACCGTCAAGCAATTACTGAATCATACGAGCGGCATCTACAACTATACGGAAAACTGGCCCCTTCTGTTAACAACAACTTTTCTTCCCCGCAAGCACTGGGAGCCGGATGCCATCTATCAATATATCATCAAAGGAAACCCGTATTTCGCGCCGGGAGAAAAGCATTACTATTCCAACTCGAATTATTTCCTGTTGGGATTGCTGGCGGAGCAAGTGACGGGAAAAAAATACGGGGAGTTGCTCCAGGACTTCATCCTGACTCCCCTTCAGCTCCAAAACACATATATTCTACCCGAAGCCCGGCCCCCGGAATTGTTGATCACCGGTTACGACCGGGACCTGTTCCCCTTGGGCATCAACAAGATTAAGCCCGATAACCGGGGTTGGGCGAGTACGGCCTATGCCGCCGGCGGCATAGCGGCGAATGCTGCGGATGTAAGCCGTTTTTTGCAAGGGTTATTCACCGGCCGGATCATCAGCCCGGCAGCGCTGGAGCAGATGATGGAATTCGAGCCTTTCACCGATGAGGATATTCCCGCCCAGTCAGGTTACGGGCTGGGCCTGCGCAGGCTGGTGGTTGAAGGCGATGTCCTAATCGGTCATACCGGTACCATCCCGGGTTTTGGCGCGGCAGCTTTCTATTGTCCCGATAAAGACTACTACATCGCCTTTCTTGGCAACGTTTCTCTCCTCGACCAGGCGCGCTTGCTACGCACCATCGTGAAAACGATGCAGGCACCGTTGTAA
- a CDS encoding GIY-YIG nuclease family protein, which yields MDRKKQLKEQFKSMKPAMGIMIIRSKVGNKCFLQPTQNLRGAINSTRFKLDAGIHPNRALQRDWHQYGADSFAIEVLAELEYDRDETKTDYTEELAILQMIWEERLLKEDMEFY from the coding sequence TTGGACCGTAAAAAGCAGTTGAAGGAGCAGTTTAAGAGCATGAAGCCTGCAATGGGCATCATGATCATCCGCTCCAAAGTCGGCAATAAGTGTTTCCTGCAGCCCACCCAAAACCTGCGGGGTGCCATCAACAGCACCAGGTTTAAACTGGACGCCGGCATTCATCCCAACCGTGCCCTCCAGCGAGATTGGCACCAGTACGGGGCGGACAGCTTCGCCATCGAAGTCCTGGCAGAGCTGGAATACGACCGGGATGAAACCAAAACGGATTACACTGAGGAATTAGCCATCCTGCAGATGATCTGGGAAGAGAGATTGCTGAAAGAAGACATGGAGTTCTATTAG
- a CDS encoding cupin domain-containing protein, which produces MHNYHGSGFPPSGWVYPPYHGKGKPPLHIRDQGPNPFTVNIEEMVLQNNYFRVALWTGNHLQLTLMSINAGEDIGLEMHPDTDQFIRIERGQGLVVMGDSRENLNFRQRVYDDYVIFIPAGKWHNLINTGRTPLKLYSIYAPPEHAWGTVHRTKKEAEKHHQGY; this is translated from the coding sequence ATGCATAACTACCATGGATCCGGCTTCCCGCCTTCGGGATGGGTATATCCTCCCTATCATGGAAAAGGGAAACCGCCTTTACACATACGGGATCAGGGGCCGAACCCTTTTACCGTTAATATCGAGGAGATGGTCCTGCAAAACAACTATTTCCGGGTGGCCCTGTGGACAGGTAACCATCTCCAGCTGACCCTCATGAGCATCAATGCCGGGGAAGACATCGGGTTGGAGATGCATCCCGATACGGACCAGTTTATTCGTATTGAACGCGGTCAAGGCCTGGTGGTGATGGGAGACAGCAGGGAAAACTTGAACTTCCGGCAGCGGGTCTATGATGATTACGTCATTTTCATTCCCGCCGGGAAGTGGCATAACCTCATCAATACCGGCCGCACTCCTTTGAAGCTGTATTCCATTTATGCCCCGCCGGAACATGCCTGGGGCACCGTACACCGCACCAAAAAAGAGGCGGAAAAACACCACCAGGGCTATTAA
- a CDS encoding multidrug efflux MFS transporter: MEQWQKNLYVMVAVQFVMMAGVNIVVPFLPLFVGHLVTAGPAVVRSWSGLLIAIHSLFAALLSPVWGSLSDRWGRKPMVVRACLAVAVCTFLMGYAQNVYQLLVLRILQGCFSGFSAAALTLVASQTEETKLGYALGLLQTGQVLGVLVGPLLGGLLADLFSYRDTFRVTGLMSLAAGIAVILLVKERFTAKEEEGRAHFLQELAACWHLPIIQVMFVVLFFTQLSIRMVEPIMSLFVESLVSGEALVATVTGLVFSVTGLAQFLSLPVIARKSDSWGYRRVLIICLLGGAMAYFPQALVGSITALLAFRFIYGLFLGGTVPMINALIGLLTPAEHRGQVYGLTSSAFFLGGFIGPLTGGFLAAHLGFLPVFFFISALLVINTVLVIKKVPQSA, from the coding sequence ATGGAGCAGTGGCAAAAGAACTTATACGTCATGGTGGCAGTACAGTTCGTAATGATGGCGGGAGTCAACATCGTCGTTCCTTTTCTTCCCCTTTTTGTGGGGCACCTGGTGACGGCAGGCCCGGCAGTTGTTAGGAGCTGGTCGGGTCTGCTGATTGCTATCCATTCCTTGTTTGCTGCTTTGTTATCCCCCGTCTGGGGCAGCTTGTCGGACCGGTGGGGCCGAAAGCCCATGGTGGTCAGGGCTTGTCTTGCCGTGGCCGTGTGTACCTTCTTGATGGGCTATGCGCAAAATGTGTATCAACTCCTGGTCTTAAGAATCCTGCAGGGCTGTTTTTCCGGGTTTTCCGCGGCGGCTCTGACACTGGTGGCTTCCCAGACCGAAGAAACCAAACTGGGCTATGCTTTAGGTTTACTCCAGACAGGTCAGGTGCTGGGGGTTTTGGTGGGACCATTGCTGGGAGGACTGTTGGCCGACTTGTTCTCCTACCGGGATACATTTCGGGTTACCGGCTTGATGTCTTTAGCCGCCGGGATAGCTGTGATCCTGCTGGTCAAGGAAAGATTCACGGCCAAAGAGGAGGAGGGCAGGGCCCATTTCCTGCAGGAACTGGCCGCCTGCTGGCACTTGCCTATCATTCAAGTGATGTTCGTGGTCTTGTTTTTCACCCAGTTGAGCATCCGGATGGTGGAGCCCATTATGTCCCTGTTTGTGGAAAGCCTGGTCAGTGGAGAGGCTTTGGTGGCCACAGTGACCGGGCTTGTCTTCTCCGTAACCGGGCTGGCCCAGTTCTTGAGTTTGCCTGTCATTGCCAGGAAGAGCGACAGTTGGGGATATCGCCGGGTCCTAATCATTTGCTTGCTGGGCGGTGCCATGGCCTATTTCCCCCAAGCCCTGGTGGGAAGTATCACCGCTTTGCTGGCGTTCCGTTTCATTTACGGCCTCTTTCTGGGAGGTACGGTACCGATGATTAATGCTCTCATTGGCTTGCTGACCCCTGCCGAGCACAGGGGGCAGGTCTACGGGCTCACGTCCAGTGCCTTTTTCCTTGGCGGCTTTATCGGACCCTTAACGGGCGGTTTCTTGGCTGCTCACTTAGGATTTCTGCCGGTGTTCTTTTTCATTTCAGCCTTGCTGGTGATCAATACCGTGCTGGTGATCAAAAAGGTGCCCCAGTCAGCCTGA
- a CDS encoding metal-dependent transcriptional regulator produces MAGYSQSEEDYLEALYIIGMENKVIRVKDVAQALNVKMPSVVAAIKSLAEKGLVEKEKYGHIELTKEGEAVAQDVYARHQMLYAFFHEILGLSPEVAEEDACKVEHYLSPETRERLMHMVEYVRACKDDEVKFLDRFMHFVKTGEKPGPCEGCRLAAKGE; encoded by the coding sequence ATGGCGGGATACTCCCAGTCGGAAGAAGACTATCTAGAAGCTTTGTATATTATCGGCATGGAAAACAAAGTCATCCGGGTCAAAGATGTGGCTCAAGCTCTCAATGTGAAGATGCCTTCCGTTGTCGCTGCCATTAAATCCCTGGCGGAAAAAGGCTTAGTGGAAAAGGAAAAGTACGGCCATATTGAGCTGACCAAGGAAGGAGAAGCGGTGGCCCAGGATGTTTATGCCAGGCACCAGATGCTTTATGCCTTCTTCCATGAGATCTTGGGGCTGTCCCCCGAGGTGGCCGAAGAGGATGCGTGTAAGGTTGAGCACTATTTGTCCCCGGAAACCAGGGAACGGTTGATGCATATGGTGGAGTACGTGCGTGCCTGCAAGGATGACGAAGTCAAGTTCTTGGACCGGTTTATGCATTTTGTAAAAACGGGTGAAAAGCCGGGACCTTGCGAAGGCTGCCGGCTGGCGGCAAAAGGAGAATAA